The genomic interval AACGGGGTTTGGTGGTTTAGCCAACCCACGGAGATGAGGGGATAACGGTGGATCAATTTTTCCCGTACCCGTTCGTAAAGTGCTTGACTTTCATCAATTCCAGACGTAAAACCCTTTGCTTTGTGAGGGCAACCGTGGTTCATCAACACAATCCCAGTTTGGGAAGGTAAATGGGCAACTGCCAGATCGGAAGCAATCTTCTCCTCAACCAACTGCGCCATCAGGTTGATATATTCCGGCTCGTTGTAGAAAGAGGGAATGTAGCGAGTGCCTTTAACCCAATGCTCACTGGAGTCCGAAAGTTTAGTCAGGGCTTTGTTGACTTGTTCCACTGCGATTCCGCTGGTGAAAATGGAATCTACAACCAGCAAGGGATAGATCAGCAATTTGTCAAACCCCTGAGCTTTAATTTCCTCCAAAACCTGCTCCGGCAAATAGGGCTTACAAAAGTTAAACGCCTTAAATACCTTGACCCGATCGCCCCACTGTTCCTGCAAATACTTTTCTACTCCCGCCCGTTGGCGTTCAAAGATGGCATTATGGGGCGAAATAAAATGGTCATGTTGGTGATCCCACTCATGCAAATCAAAAACTGCCAGCAGCTTTGCCAGAGGAGGATAAACCCATGTGGGAACTGGCGCAAACTTGGCAGTTAGTAGGTTGAGAGCCTGCTCATTATAATTTGCGAAATCCTCATAGCTTTCAACTTCACCGTAGCCCATCAGCAGGACAGCAACCCGCTCTTGAGAGGCAGATGCACCTGATAGATGCTGAATTTTTTCAGGGGTAGCGACCACTTCCAATTCCTCGCTTTGATATTTCCATCGATAGACGATTAACTCGCCTGGTTAGTCTAAATTGAGATTGCTTCAGAAACCCATACTGCAAGTAAACAAGTTGAATGCCCCACAAGGGCACTTAATAACTGTAGTTATTCTAAACGAATCCCCTCCAGGGGGATAGCAATTTAACAAATAAGAAAGGCGTTAGGAATAGGGCGTGCCTCTTAAGAGGGTGTTTGAAAAGTCCTACTGTCGGTAGCAAAGATGCGATCCCCCTAAGTCCCCCTTAATCAGGTAGGGTTGATTCATTCTAGTAGAGGATTATTAAGCTAGATCAGGAGGACATATAGATACCCGTTTCCAAAGCTCATCATGACTCTCATTGAAGCTCTCAAAACCATTCCTGACCATCGACGTGGTGCTGGACAGCGCTATCCGCTCTGGGTGTTTCTGTTGTTAATCATTCTGGGAACAATGAGCGGCTATCGCGGTTATCGTGGGTTAACTCGCTTTATGCTACGACATCAAGAGACCCTCTCCGAACAGTTAGGGTTACGACGAGCAGCATTACCGAGTTATTCAACGATTCGACGGTTATTGCTAGAGATTGACTTTAATGCGGTTGCCGATGCATTCAACAGTTGGGCACAAACAGCAGGATTAATGCAAGCTGGAGAAAACTGTGCGGTGGATGGCAAAAGCTTGAGGAATACGGTTAACAATGCTCATGGTTCAGAGCAAAACTTTGTTAACGTCGTCTCGGTGTTCCAACTGGAGCAAGGATTGGTGGTGGGGCAAGCGGCTTTTGACAATGGGGACAGAAGCGAGATTCAGGTAGTCTATGACCTGTTAGAGCGATTGCAGTTATCGGGAGTCACGATCAGCTTGGATGCTTTGCACGCCCCAAAAAACAGTTGAGTTGATTCATCAGCAGGGTAATGATTATGTGATTACCGTTAAAGCCAATCAGAAGACGCTTTATCAACAATTGCAGGCATTGGCACAAAGTGATGAAGTCGTGAGTGTTCATCTCGATAGCGAAACCACTCGTAGTCGTCAAACGACCCGCATTGCGTCAGTCTTTCCCTTGCCTGATGCGTTCAAAGACCAGTGGAGCGGTGCCCAACAGGGAGTCGAGGTGATTCGCTGCGGTCATCGTCAAGGGCAACCGTATTTAGAGCATCGCTACTACATCACCAGTTGGACGGACAAGGCAGATGCCTTGCAAGGGCGCATTCGGGCTCATTGGGGTATCGAGAATCTGTTGCATTGGGTCAAAGATGTGGTGCTGGGGGAAGACACTCACTCCATTTCTGCTCCTGCTGCGGCTACCTTGATGGCGTTGATTCGCAACTTGTCGATTACCTTATTCCGCCGAGCGGGGCATCGCTCGATTACAACTGCGATCGACCTTCTCAAAAACGACTTTTCTCAGCTATTGCCGATGCTTGACTTCCCCTCTGGCTAGAATAAATCAACCCTACCCTTTTTAAGGGGGACTTTAAGCCTGTTTCCCCCTTTTTTAAGCTACGGTGTACACACAAGTCGATCGCTGATTCGTTTTCCGAAAACCTGATCCTCCACAACCTTGATTTCTCGTTGCCGGTTCTCAATAAGCCGAGATTATTGAGATTTCAGCCAATTTCCAAAGTTGAGGCAGAGCAAGGGTTTCAGGACTTGTGTTCACAGATTTCCGACTTGTGTGTACACGGTAGCCTTTTTTAAGGGGGTTAGGGGGGATCTCTGAGTGTTGCATCTTACAGTCCATACCTTTTCAAATATCCTCTAACCTGGAGAAGCTAGCGAATCGGCTTGATCAAAAATTTGGCAACAATTTGGATCGATGCCAACTTTAATGTCTTTAGCAGCTTGTTGAAGGCGAATTTTTGAGCAAAACTGACGCAAAGTGCCTCAACTCACTTGATAAAGGTTAACTGGAGCGAACGACCATTACCCATAACCAATTAACGATTACCCTTCACTTGCATTAGCTAAGGATCAAGAACGAAATAAAATCGTCAACCTGTAGGGGCTTAGCATGCGGGCAGAAACCTTTGCCATCGCTGAAAGCATCTCTACCGCATGCTAAGCCCTTACGCTTGAAATTAACGATATTCTTTAATTCCCATTCCTAAACAGAAAGCCTTTCCAATATTGGAAAAACAGACTGAAATAGTGATAGAATCATGAACTGTGATTTTTAGCGTCTTAATTGGGAAGCGGGGGATTACTGTCCATGACTCAAAGAACCTTAGGCGGAACTAGCCGCAAGCGCAAAAGAACCTCTGGTTTTCGTGCCCGGATGCGAACAAAAAATGGTCAGAGAGTTCTACGCGCCCGCAGAAGAAAAGGGCGTGCCCGCTTAGCCGTTGCCTAGAAGCAGCGCGACTCTAAGATAGAATCGGCACATTTTGCCAAAACCGTGGAGATTCCAGCATGGAGGTTTGCCAGGAGGTGAACCCCTCTGTCAAAATCTTCCAGGTTTGTGTAACTCTCGATCCGATTAGTTGAAAGAGAAGCGGTTAATTGCGTCTCTTCCAATCTTTGATAATCCCAGGGCGGGTAGAGGTTTCCTCCTGTGGCATTGCCTAAGGCAAATCGTCTCAAACGTCGGCAAGATTTTAATGCTGTCTACCAGAGAGGCATCCGACGCAGGTCTAAACACTTAACCTTATTTGCTTTGAGGCAAAAGCCGGTTAATTCTTCTGGTTGGTTAATTGAAGATTTGGGGCAGCATGCTAACCCCCCGGTGGCTCAAATAACCACCCAAATTGGCATTTCAATCAGCCAAAAGGTCAGCAAGCGGGCAGTTGTTCGGAACCGAATCAAACGCCGGATTCGGGCTGCCTTGCGCCCCTTACTCCCCAAACTTTCTCCTGGCTTGCACCTGGTGATCGTCGTTCAGCCTCAGGCTGTTCAGTGCGATTACTTACAATTTCTGCGAGAATTAGAGCAGTTGTTGATAGACGCCGAGGTATTCAATGGGCATTCGTGAGGACGTTTATTACGAGGGCGGTCCCCATATTGGTGATTTGATTATCAATATTCTGTTGGGGTTCACGGTTATCTGCCTGCCCCTAACAGTTGGGTCGATCGTCCGTGCACTTTGGCTGCGTTATCGGATTACGAACCGTCGCATATCTGTAACAGGAGGATGGATGGGACGGGATCGTTCCGATATCATCTATTCTGAGATTGCCAAAGTTGTCACCGTTCCGCGCGGCTTTGGTAGTTGGGGAGATATGGTCATCACGCTTCGGGATGGAAGCCGATTGGAACTGAGATCCGTCCCGAAATTCCGCGAAGTCTACGATTACATCAATGACAAGCTATCCCCAAAAGCAAAAGCAGCGAGTGGAAGCGCGGGTAGCCAGAAGAGCTAAGCCTTACTGATGTGGTGTAGTAACCCTACTTGCATCTGAGTAGGCACCTGCGTGTATGCTGGTTCAATATTTGGATAGACTTGTTTAGGTTGGGTTTCAGTTGAAATTTTAGATAGTTCAGACTACAAGGGGCGACGTTCAGCGAATGGACTTTGGTATCGGGTTTCTCTCCAACAACGTAATGCTGCCAATCCTGGATTTTTTCTACGGGATTGTTCCCAGCTATGGACTTGCGATCGTGGCTTTGACGCTGGTCGTTCGCTTTGCGCTGTATCCCCTCAGTGCGGGTTCAATCCGCAATATGCGCCGCATGAAAGTGGTTCAACCAATCATGCAAAAGCGCCAGGCGGAGATTAAGGAGCGCTATAAAAACGACCCGCAAAAGCAGCAGGAGGAAATGGCAAATGTCATGAAGGAGTTAGGGAATCCCCTGGCTGGGTGTTTTCCACTGCTCCTTCAGATGCCCATTTTGTTTGCCTTGTTTGCAACTCTGCGGGGGTCACCCTTCTCAGATGTTCCCTATTCCATTAACTTTCAAATTCTTCCCAAGGAGCAGATTGAGCAAATTCAACCTCAGGCATTTGCCACCTCTCCCCAAAACGTTTATTTGACAGATGGCATTCATGCTCCGATCGCTGCCGTTGTTCCAGGCGGAACCAAACTTGCAGTTGGAGAAAAAGCCAGCGTGGAATTTCAAACCACTGAAGGGAAGCCGCTGGGGATTCTATTGGAGGATTATCCCGAAACAAGAGAGAAACTAACTCCTCGACTTGAAGCTGCCAGCGGGGCTGAGCGCATCAAAATTAATCAAGATGGCACAATTGAAGCGCTTCAACCAGGGGATGTCACCGTTAAGGGATTTGTTCCCGGTCTGGCGTCTGATAAAGGATTTCTCTTTATTGATAAGTTGGGACGTGTGGGGGCGATCGACCCGGATGGAGTGATCCACTGGGATATCGTCGGCATGATCATTTTCTTTGGGGTCAGCATCTACATCAACCAACTTCTGTCTGGTCAGGGAGGAAGTTCATCCAGCTCAAACCCGAATCAGGATACGGTCAACAAGATCACTCCAGTCCTGTTTTCAGGCATGTTCTTGTTCTTCCCATTGCCTGCTGGGGTGCTGATGTATATGGTAATTGCCAACATCTTCCAGACCTTGCAAACCTTCATTCTGTCGCGAGAACCCCTTCCTGAAGATATTCAGAAGTTAGTAGAGATAGAAGAAAAGGCAACAGCATCCGCTGCCGCAACCCTACCATTCGAGCCAGGTCGCCCCAAAAAAGAGGCGGAAACCAAAGCGAAGGAAACGAAAGGTAGCAAGGATGCGACCCCATCTAACCAATCCACTCGCCCCAATCCGTTGGCTCGCCCCAATCAGCCTGCCAAATCCAAAAAAGCCGCAGAAACCAAAGCGAAGGAAACTCCAAAAGGGAAAGAAACAAAGGGGGACAAAGATGTTCCTCCCTTTGAACCGGGACGTTCTAAGAAAAAGCCTTGAGGTTAGTGATGGATGCAACTCTGAGTCAGCGGGGTCAGGAATGGTTGGAAGAACTTTTGCGGTTAGCAGGTTTACCTGTGGCTGTTGAGCCTGAACTGAATCCTGGTTTTGCTGAAGATAGTTGTTGGCTGAAGATTGATGAAACAAATTTGGCTCCCGAACAGGTTCAGGCACTCATTGGTTCGGATGGAGTTGTCCTAGACTCGATTCAATATTTGATGAACGCAACCCTTAATTTGGGGCAGGAATCGGAGAAACAGGGGGCTTTTACCGTTGAATTGGCTGGCTATCGGTTGCGCCGCTATTCCGAACTGAAAGCAATGGCGGAGCAAGCAGCAGATCATGTGCGGGAGACGGGCGAAGAATTTGAGCTAAAGTCTTTGTCATCTGCTGAACGACGGCAGGTTCACACGATGCTGAAAGAATACGAAGAGCTTGAAACTTACAGCCGTGGACAGGAACCCGATCGCCGTTTGGTCGTTCGTCTCTTACAAGCTTAATCTGCTCCGTCAGCTTCGGGCTTACTATCCCCACCGCTTGAGGGAGGAGTAGAGTATGGAAGCAATTTATATTCCACGCATTACCAGAGCACCTCAACAAACCGAGGTCATTGATTTTGATGAAATCATTCCAGGTCTGGAAACCCTAACTCCAGTTCACGGGCGTCTGCAAGTGACTCATCAGGGAAACTATCTGGAAGTTTCAGCCCAGGTAGAGACCATCATTACGCTCACCTGTCATCGCTGCTTACAACAGTACAACTATCGTTTAGCGATCGCCCCTGCTGAACTGATCTGGTTGGACGATACATCAAATCAGGCTGATCCCGTCCCCCTTGATCAGGACATTTCCCTGGATGATCTGGTTGAAACCTTGCCCCCAAATGGCTACTTTGACCCAACGACCTGGCTCTACGAGCAGTTGTGTCTGGAAATTCCCCAACGGCAATTATGTGATCAAGCCTGTCAGGGAATTCCACTGCCTGAAACGAGCGGAGTTCAGCCCAGCGGC from Kovacikia minuta CCNUW1 carries:
- the rnpA gene encoding ribonuclease P protein component → MALPKANRLKRRQDFNAVYQRGIRRRSKHLTLFALRQKPVNSSGWLIEDLGQHANPPVAQITTQIGISISQKVSKRAVVRNRIKRRIRAALRPLLPKLSPGLHLVIVVQPQAVQCDYLQFLRELEQLLIDAEVFNGHS
- a CDS encoding Jag family protein, whose translation is MDATLSQRGQEWLEELLRLAGLPVAVEPELNPGFAEDSCWLKIDETNLAPEQVQALIGSDGVVLDSIQYLMNATLNLGQESEKQGAFTVELAGYRLRRYSELKAMAEQAADHVRETGEEFELKSLSSAERRQVHTMLKEYEELETYSRGQEPDRRLVVRLLQA
- a CDS encoding YceD family protein, with amino-acid sequence MEAIYIPRITRAPQQTEVIDFDEIIPGLETLTPVHGRLQVTHQGNYLEVSAQVETIITLTCHRCLQQYNYRLAIAPAELIWLDDTSNQADPVPLDQDISLDDLVETLPPNGYFDPTTWLYEQLCLEIPQRQLCDQACQGIPLPETSGVQPSGDRRWASLEALKQQLSDRN
- a CDS encoding ferrochelatase, producing MVATPEKIQHLSGASASQERVAVLLMGYGEVESYEDFANYNEQALNLLTAKFAPVPTWVYPPLAKLLAVFDLHEWDHQHDHFISPHNAIFERQRAGVEKYLQEQWGDRVKVFKAFNFCKPYLPEQVLEEIKAQGFDKLLIYPLLVVDSIFTSGIAVEQVNKALTKLSDSSEHWVKGTRYIPSFYNEPEYINLMAQLVEEKIASDLAVAHLPSQTGIVLMNHGCPHKAKGFTSGIDESQALYERVREKLIHRYPLISVGWLNHQTPLIEWTQPNAELAAKNLMELGVTAIVFMPIGFATENHETLLDVDHIIHGLRRKRPDVTYVQMECVNDRPKFLKMVADWAHPQIEALLSEQAVAVNPSLARSHSHHEHDHSHGHHHSHDGHHHHH
- the yidC gene encoding membrane protein insertase YidC, with product MDFGIGFLSNNVMLPILDFFYGIVPSYGLAIVALTLVVRFALYPLSAGSIRNMRRMKVVQPIMQKRQAEIKERYKNDPQKQQEEMANVMKELGNPLAGCFPLLLQMPILFALFATLRGSPFSDVPYSINFQILPKEQIEQIQPQAFATSPQNVYLTDGIHAPIAAVVPGGTKLAVGEKASVEFQTTEGKPLGILLEDYPETREKLTPRLEAASGAERIKINQDGTIEALQPGDVTVKGFVPGLASDKGFLFIDKLGRVGAIDPDGVIHWDIVGMIIFFGVSIYINQLLSGQGGSSSSSNPNQDTVNKITPVLFSGMFLFFPLPAGVLMYMVIANIFQTLQTFILSREPLPEDIQKLVEIEEKATASAAATLPFEPGRPKKEAETKAKETKGSKDATPSNQSTRPNPLARPNQPAKSKKAAETKAKETPKGKETKGDKDVPPFEPGRSKKKP
- the rpmH gene encoding 50S ribosomal protein L34 — encoded protein: MTQRTLGGTSRKRKRTSGFRARMRTKNGQRVLRARRRKGRARLAVA
- a CDS encoding PH domain-containing protein — encoded protein: MGIREDVYYEGGPHIGDLIINILLGFTVICLPLTVGSIVRALWLRYRITNRRISVTGGWMGRDRSDIIYSEIAKVVTVPRGFGSWGDMVITLRDGSRLELRSVPKFREVYDYINDKLSPKAKAASGSAGSQKS